One region of Oxalobacteraceae bacterium OTU3CAMAD1 genomic DNA includes:
- a CDS encoding LacI family transcriptional regulator produces the protein MKKNVATIRDVAAAAGVSTATVSKFVNGAQRFSPAVEATIKEVIARLGYRSNPLAQSMITGRTKSIGLSVLDVGNPHFTSIVKGANRVALAHGYTLLLVDTEENPDRERPLLEALSRRVDGLIIFSRMLESEMDWVMDLGKPLVYFGRPARLNLPWVGSDDHRGAGMLVRHLVSLGHKRIAYLSFPRSRRDEDRLGAIRECLKGYGQELTVYEGSAPTSAEGERLCSAIMLGAEHPDALICYNDLIALGFMKAAQTLGFNLPADISVAGFDNIQYGQYTSPALTTVDLQSERMGVAAMEKLIAAIDGKPLSDTTMIEPQLVLRTSVAKRN, from the coding sequence TCGCGGCGGCGGCCGGTGTCTCGACGGCCACCGTCTCCAAGTTCGTCAACGGCGCGCAGCGCTTCTCGCCGGCGGTGGAGGCGACCATCAAGGAAGTCATCGCGCGGCTGGGCTACCGTTCCAATCCATTGGCGCAATCGATGATCACCGGCCGCACCAAGAGCATCGGCCTGTCGGTGCTGGACGTCGGCAATCCCCATTTCACCAGCATCGTCAAGGGCGCCAACCGGGTCGCGCTGGCGCACGGCTACACCCTGCTGCTGGTCGACACCGAGGAAAATCCCGACCGCGAGCGGCCGTTGCTGGAAGCGCTGAGCCGCCGCGTGGACGGCCTGATCATCTTTTCGCGCATGCTCGAATCGGAAATGGACTGGGTCATGGACCTGGGCAAGCCGCTGGTGTATTTCGGCCGGCCGGCGCGGCTGAACCTGCCGTGGGTCGGCAGCGACGACCATCGCGGCGCCGGCATGCTGGTGCGCCACCTGGTCTCGCTGGGGCATAAGCGCATCGCCTACCTGAGTTTCCCGCGCTCGCGCCGCGATGAGGACCGGCTGGGCGCGATCCGCGAATGCCTGAAGGGCTACGGGCAGGAATTGACGGTCTACGAAGGCAGCGCGCCGACGTCGGCGGAAGGCGAGCGGCTGTGCTCGGCCATCATGCTGGGAGCCGAGCACCCGGACGCCTTGATCTGCTACAACGACCTGATCGCGCTCGGCTTCATGAAGGCCGCGCAAACGCTGGGCTTCAACCTGCCGGCCGACATCTCGGTGGCCGGCTTCGACAACATCCAGTACGGGCAATACACGTCGCCGGCGCTGACGACGGTCGACCTGCAGAGCGAGCGCATGGGCGTCGCCGCGATGGAAAAGCTGATCGCCGCCATCGACGGCAAGCCGCTGTCGGACACCACGATGATCGAACCGCAACTGGTGCTGCGCACCTCGGTCGCCAAGCGCAATTAA
- a CDS encoding FAD-dependent oxidoreductase produces the protein MSYYDVLVIGAGPAGLAAAHAACAGGVKVGIVDDNPLAGGQIWRGGPDQQTDPRAQSLWNTLRDAPNVTFLPQTRVLYSPEPGQLRVQTAAASDTLRFGHLILATGARELLLPFPGWTLPGVTGAGGLQALAKGGYPLRGKRVVVAGSGPLLLAVAATLKLKGAHIVAIIEQAATPAMARFAAGLLATPSKIAQALRLAAQLKDVPYLRDSYVRAAHGDGTLQSVLVQRGKGRGLETLQCDYLACGYGLIPNVELAQALGCATASGGAGTATVVEADHWQQTSVPGIYCAGEGTGVGGVDLALVEGRIAGLSATGQIVPTHADFGQRARWRKFAAGLARAFALRPELATLAGDDTIVCRCEDVCHGELRTHTTWRCAKLQTRCGMGPCQGRICGGATEVLYGWRPDAVRMPISPARIDTIIA, from the coding sequence ATGAGCTACTACGACGTCCTCGTGATCGGCGCCGGCCCGGCCGGACTGGCGGCGGCGCATGCCGCCTGCGCCGGCGGCGTGAAGGTCGGCATCGTCGACGACAATCCGCTGGCCGGAGGCCAGATCTGGCGCGGCGGCCCCGATCAACAAACAGACCCGCGCGCGCAATCGCTGTGGAACACGCTGCGCGACGCGCCCAACGTCACCTTCCTGCCGCAAACGCGGGTGCTGTATTCGCCGGAGCCCGGACAACTGCGGGTGCAAACGGCGGCGGCGTCGGACACGCTGCGCTTCGGGCATCTGATCCTGGCGACGGGCGCGCGCGAACTGCTGCTGCCCTTTCCCGGCTGGACCCTGCCCGGCGTGACCGGCGCCGGCGGCCTGCAGGCGCTGGCCAAGGGCGGCTATCCGCTGCGCGGCAAGCGGGTGGTGGTGGCCGGCAGCGGCCCGCTGCTGCTGGCGGTGGCGGCCACGCTCAAGCTCAAGGGCGCGCACATCGTCGCCATCATCGAGCAGGCGGCGACGCCGGCGATGGCGCGCTTTGCCGCCGGCCTGCTGGCGACGCCGTCCAAGATCGCGCAGGCGCTGCGGCTGGCCGCGCAACTCAAGGACGTGCCCTATCTGCGCGACAGCTACGTGCGCGCGGCGCACGGCGACGGCACGCTGCAATCGGTGCTGGTCCAGCGCGGCAAGGGCCGCGGACTGGAGACGCTGCAATGCGACTACCTGGCCTGCGGCTACGGGCTGATACCGAACGTGGAACTGGCGCAGGCGCTCGGCTGCGCCACCGCCAGCGGCGGTGCCGGGACGGCGACGGTGGTCGAAGCGGACCACTGGCAGCAAACCTCGGTGCCCGGCATCTACTGCGCCGGCGAAGGCACGGGCGTGGGCGGAGTCGACCTGGCGCTGGTGGAGGGCCGCATCGCCGGCCTGTCGGCCACCGGCCAGATCGTGCCGACACACGCCGATTTCGGCCAACGCGCGCGCTGGCGCAAATTCGCCGCCGGGCTGGCGCGCGCCTTCGCGCTGCGGCCGGAACTGGCCACCCTGGCCGGCGACGACACCATCGTCTGCCGCTGCGAGGACGTCTGCCACGGGGAACTGCGCACGCACACCACCTGGCGCTGCGCCAAGCTGCAAACGCGCTGCGGCATGGGGCCGTGCCAGGGCCGCATCTGCGGCGGCGCCACCGAAGTGCTGTACGGCTGGCGTCCCGACGCGGTGCGCATGCCGATCTCGCCGGCGCGCATCGACACCATCATCGCCTGA
- a CDS encoding (2Fe-2S)-binding protein, whose translation MFEFAAHTFANNRANGDKGDSLTLSINARAITVAPGVSVAAAIAMAGSIVTRRSVGGAARAPLCGMGVCQECRVTIDGRPHQLSCQTLCADGMHVQTGALERAA comes from the coding sequence ATGTTTGAATTCGCCGCCCACACTTTTGCCAACAACCGCGCCAACGGCGACAAGGGCGATAGCCTCACCCTCAGCATCAATGCCCGCGCCATCACCGTGGCGCCCGGCGTCAGCGTGGCCGCCGCCATCGCCATGGCCGGCAGCATCGTCACGCGGCGCTCGGTCGGCGGCGCCGCGCGCGCCCCGTTGTGCGGCATGGGCGTGTGCCAGGAATGCCGCGTGACCATCGACGGCAGGCCGCACCAGCTCTCGTGCCAGACCCTGTGCGCCGACGGCATGCATGTGCAGACCGGCGCGCTGGAGCGCGCGGCATGA
- a CDS encoding FAD-binding oxidoreductase, with the protein MGHQVNNTDVIVVGAGIVGAACADALSERGLRVAVIEQDIAGGGATAAGMGHLVVMDDNAAELALSAYSVALWNDLVGERPQRHEYSGCGTIWVAADEEEMDAARVKAQTLSAYGVTCELLSPAALYAREPQLRAGLAGGLLVKGDGLVYPPKSARILLDRAMRRGAITKRAAVTAIEDHGVVLADGTRHQAQHIVLAAGSRSSALLPELPVQPKKGHIAITDRYPGFVRHQLVELGYIKSAHAASGDSVAFNLQPRPTGQVLIGSSRQFDTIDTAVEPAMLQRMLRHATTFTPALAQLNVLRCWTGLRAATPDGLPLIGPHPARRGLWLATGHEGLGITTSLATAQLLAGQMQGESTRISINPYLPRRFHV; encoded by the coding sequence ATGGGGCATCAGGTGAACAACACCGACGTGATCGTCGTCGGCGCCGGCATCGTCGGCGCCGCCTGTGCGGACGCGCTCAGCGAGCGCGGACTGCGGGTGGCGGTCATCGAGCAGGATATCGCCGGCGGCGGCGCCACGGCGGCCGGCATGGGCCACCTGGTGGTCATGGACGACAACGCGGCCGAACTGGCGCTGTCGGCGTATTCGGTCGCGTTGTGGAACGATCTGGTGGGCGAGCGCCCGCAGCGCCACGAATACAGCGGCTGCGGCACCATCTGGGTCGCCGCCGATGAAGAGGAAATGGACGCCGCGCGCGTCAAGGCGCAGACGCTGTCGGCCTACGGCGTCACCTGCGAGCTGCTGTCGCCGGCGGCGCTGTACGCGCGCGAGCCGCAGCTGCGCGCCGGCCTGGCCGGCGGCCTGCTGGTCAAGGGCGACGGCCTGGTCTACCCGCCCAAGAGCGCCCGCATCCTGCTCGACCGCGCGATGCGGCGCGGCGCCATCACCAAGCGCGCCGCCGTCACCGCCATCGAGGACCACGGCGTGGTGCTGGCCGACGGCACGCGCCACCAGGCGCAGCACATCGTGCTGGCCGCCGGTTCGCGCTCGTCGGCGCTGCTGCCGGAGCTGCCGGTGCAGCCGAAAAAAGGACACATCGCCATCACCGACCGCTATCCCGGCTTTGTCCGGCATCAGCTGGTGGAGCTGGGTTATATCAAAAGCGCCCATGCCGCCAGCGGCGATTCGGTCGCGTTCAATTTGCAGCCCCGTCCCACCGGACAAGTCTTGATCGGCTCCTCCCGCCAGTTCGACACAATCGATACGGCGGTGGAGCCGGCCATGCTGCAACGGATGCTCAGGCACGCCACCACCTTCACCCCGGCGCTGGCGCAGCTCAACGTGCTGCGCTGCTGGACCGGCCTGCGCGCCGCCACGCCCGACGGCCTGCCCTTGATCGGACCGCACCCGGCGCGGCGCGGCCTGTGGCTCGCCACCGGCCACGAAGGCCTGGGCATCACCACCTCGCTGGCGACGGCGCAGCTGCTGGCCGGCCAGATGCAGGGCGAGAGCACGCGCATTTCCATCAATCCCTACCTGCCCCGCCGCTTCCATGTTTGA
- a CDS encoding 4-hydroxyproline epimerase yields MKTITIIDSHTGGEPTRLVTEGGPDLGKGPLDERLALLKREHDTFRSAVVCEPRGSDVLVGALLCEPHAADCAAGVIFFNNVGYLGMCGHGTIGLVASLAFMGRIGPGRHRIDTPVGVVEAELHEDGSVTVDNVASYRSRAQVSVDVPGYGAVTGDVAYGGNWFFLVADHGLELNVANVEALTTYSVAVGAALQRDGVTGDGGALIDHIELFAPSRTGADSQSFVLCPGKAYDRSPCGTGTSAKLACLAADGKLAEGALWKQESVIGSVFEASYRYRGEQLVPSIRGKAWVNAQAWLILDPTDPFQWGIR; encoded by the coding sequence ATGAAAACCATCACCATCATCGACTCCCATACCGGCGGCGAGCCTACCCGGCTGGTCACCGAGGGCGGCCCGGATCTGGGCAAAGGTCCCCTGGACGAGCGCCTGGCGCTGCTCAAACGCGAACACGACACCTTCCGCTCGGCCGTCGTGTGCGAGCCGCGCGGCTCCGACGTCCTGGTCGGCGCGTTGTTGTGCGAGCCGCACGCCGCCGATTGCGCGGCCGGCGTCATCTTCTTCAACAACGTCGGCTACCTGGGCATGTGCGGCCACGGCACCATCGGCCTGGTGGCCTCGCTGGCCTTCATGGGCCGCATCGGGCCGGGCCGCCACCGCATCGACACCCCGGTCGGCGTGGTGGAGGCCGAGCTGCATGAAGATGGCAGCGTCACCGTCGACAATGTCGCCTCCTACCGCAGCCGCGCACAAGTCAGCGTGGACGTGCCGGGCTACGGCGCGGTCACCGGCGACGTCGCCTACGGCGGCAACTGGTTCTTCCTGGTCGCCGACCATGGGCTGGAACTGAACGTCGCCAACGTCGAGGCGCTGACCACCTACAGCGTTGCCGTCGGCGCGGCGCTGCAGCGGGACGGCGTCACCGGCGACGGCGGCGCGCTGATCGACCACATCGAATTGTTCGCGCCATCGCGCACCGGCGCCGACAGCCAAAGCTTCGTGCTATGCCCGGGCAAGGCCTACGACCGCTCGCCGTGCGGGACCGGCACCAGCGCCAAGCTGGCCTGCCTGGCGGCCGACGGCAAACTGGCCGAGGGCGCGCTGTGGAAGCAGGAAAGCGTCATCGGCAGCGTGTTCGAGGCGTCCTACCGCTATCGCGGCGAGCAGCTGGTCCCCAGCATCCGCGGCAAGGCGTGGGTCAACGCCCAGGCATGGCTGATCCTCGACCCGACCGATCCCTTCCAATGGGGCATCAGGTGA
- a CDS encoding AraC family transcriptional regulator codes for MDNSSLPDDPARRALGAGIADPFFAEALFDALPDVVFFVKDVQGRYVVVNQTLVQRCGRRHKSALIGRTPAEVFAHPFGQSYVAQDMAVLAGGHDIEDQLELHLYPSRDPGWCLTRKTALRDGDGRIVGLTGVSRDLAMADKKNPAYRKVAAAVNLIQEQFGQPLHLAELARTANMSVAQIERYFLRIFHLTPRQMIIQTRVEAASRMLGGGASVAEIAQACGYGDHSAFTRQFKATTGVTPSQYRQLAGKAPGQPAVHPAGPPAAAAFR; via the coding sequence ATGGACAATTCCTCCCTCCCCGACGACCCCGCCCGCCGCGCGCTGGGCGCAGGCATAGCCGATCCGTTCTTCGCCGAGGCGCTTTTCGACGCGCTGCCGGACGTGGTTTTTTTTGTCAAGGATGTGCAGGGAAGGTATGTGGTGGTCAATCAGACCTTGGTGCAGCGATGCGGCCGCCGGCACAAATCGGCGCTGATCGGACGCACTCCGGCCGAGGTGTTCGCCCATCCCTTCGGCCAGTCCTATGTGGCGCAGGACATGGCGGTGCTCGCCGGGGGCCACGACATCGAGGACCAGCTGGAGCTGCATTTGTATCCCAGCCGCGATCCCGGCTGGTGCCTGACGCGCAAGACGGCGCTGCGCGACGGCGACGGCCGCATCGTCGGCCTGACCGGCGTCTCGCGCGACCTGGCGATGGCGGACAAGAAGAATCCCGCCTACCGCAAGGTGGCGGCGGCGGTGAACCTGATACAGGAGCAGTTCGGCCAGCCGCTGCATCTGGCCGAATTGGCGCGCACGGCGAATATGTCGGTGGCGCAGATCGAGCGCTATTTCCTGCGCATCTTCCACCTGACGCCGAGGCAGATGATCATCCAGACCCGCGTCGAGGCGGCGTCGCGCATGCTGGGCGGAGGCGCCAGCGTGGCCGAAATCGCCCAGGCCTGCGGCTACGGCGACCATTCGGCCTTCACGCGCCAGTTCAAGGCCACCACCGGCGTCACCCCGTCCCAGTACCGCCAGCTGGCGGGCAAAGCCCCCGGCCAACCAGCCGTCCATCCGGCCGGCCCGCCGGCGGCGGCGGCGTTCAGGTGA
- a CDS encoding diguanylate cyclase: MNNRENFWHHPGWLFCLLLPLFHFASVKLTFFCAVTPENVVVVWLPNAVLLAALLRFEGRRAPLLAALTFTSDVLGNVNAFGWTGAFLFSVCNLTEVLVTYALMRRSGASFSLQRLKDLMIFILAGPVVGALLAAFMAAAVLHFLFHAPPSYFTLTRLWWFGDGLGLLIYTPLLLSLSQPARRERRLTRLDDALLIFTLLLATAVLSAHGGEIDGVSVTPTLLLPAVALIAFRCGIRLTTLTVALISLSTAMMMTTGLKPFGDVPVHLETVRAQEFILTLCIVGIGFAVLLDELHARERDLENRVRARTRELEKSNSLLAAMSATDGLTGIANRRRFDEMLASEWNRCRRGNRMLMLAMLDVDLFKQYNDHYGHQAGDDALCAVADELTTHIRRNSDFVARYGGEEFAIIAEAPDLAHALAMADMICQSISSLGIPHDRSPFQVLTASVGVALIVPCEDDQPVDLMKLADAALYRAKQQGRNRVEIADAEMVTVT; encoded by the coding sequence ATGAACAACCGCGAGAATTTTTGGCACCATCCCGGCTGGCTGTTTTGCCTGCTGCTGCCGTTGTTCCACTTCGCCAGCGTCAAACTGACCTTCTTCTGCGCCGTCACGCCTGAAAACGTGGTCGTCGTCTGGCTGCCCAACGCGGTGCTGCTGGCGGCGCTGCTGCGCTTCGAGGGGCGCCGCGCGCCGCTGCTGGCCGCCCTCACCTTCACCTCCGATGTGCTGGGCAACGTCAACGCCTTCGGCTGGACGGGCGCGTTCCTGTTCAGCGTCTGCAATTTGACGGAAGTCCTCGTCACCTACGCTTTGATGCGCCGCAGCGGCGCGTCGTTCAGCCTCCAGCGCCTGAAGGATCTGATGATCTTCATCCTGGCCGGCCCCGTGGTCGGCGCGTTGCTGGCGGCCTTCATGGCGGCGGCCGTGCTGCATTTTCTGTTTCATGCCCCGCCTTCGTACTTCACGCTGACGCGCCTGTGGTGGTTCGGCGACGGTCTCGGGCTGCTGATCTACACGCCGCTGCTGCTATCGCTGTCGCAGCCGGCACGCCGCGAACGGCGCCTGACGCGGCTCGACGACGCCCTGCTGATCTTCACCCTGCTGCTGGCGACGGCCGTGCTGTCCGCGCACGGCGGTGAAATCGACGGTGTCTCCGTCACGCCAACCTTGCTGCTGCCGGCGGTGGCGCTGATCGCCTTCCGCTGCGGCATCCGCCTCACCACCCTGACGGTGGCGCTGATTTCCCTGTCGACAGCGATGATGATGACCACCGGGCTCAAACCGTTCGGCGACGTGCCGGTACACCTGGAGACCGTGCGCGCGCAGGAGTTCATCCTGACGCTTTGCATCGTCGGCATCGGCTTCGCCGTCCTCCTGGACGAGCTGCATGCACGCGAGCGCGACCTGGAAAACCGCGTGCGCGCGCGCACCCGGGAACTGGAAAAGTCGAACAGCCTGCTGGCGGCCATGAGCGCCACCGACGGCCTGACCGGCATCGCCAACCGGCGCCGCTTCGACGAGATGCTGGCCAGCGAATGGAACCGCTGCCGCCGTGGCAACCGGATGCTGATGCTGGCGATGCTGGACGTCGACCTGTTCAAGCAGTACAACGACCATTACGGCCACCAGGCCGGCGACGACGCGCTGTGCGCCGTCGCGGACGAGCTGACCACGCATATCCGCCGCAACAGCGACTTCGTGGCCCGCTACGGCGGCGAGGAATTCGCCATCATCGCCGAGGCGCCGGACCTGGCGCACGCGCTGGCGATGGCCGACATGATCTGCCAGTCCATCTCCTCGCTCGGAATTCCGCACGACCGCTCGCCCTTCCAGGTGCTGACGGCGAGCGTCGGCGTGGCGCTGATCGTTCCGTGCGAGGACGACCAGCCGGTCGACCTGATGAAACTGGCCGATGCCGCGCTTTACCGCGCCAAGCAGCAGGGCCGCAACCGGGTCGAAATCGCCGACGCGGAGATGGTCACGGTCACCTGA
- a CDS encoding beta-galactosidase: MTTYSISRRGVLRGASAAMGSLLLPVAAQVHAAASARFAIGDSDFLLDGKRLQIRCGEMHFARVPREYWTHRLKAIKAMGLNTVCAYLFWNYHEWREGKYDWAGQRDAAEFCRLAQAEGLWVILRPGPYACAEWEMGGLPWWLLKSPGDSFLRTRHANYMTPAKRWMKEVGRALGPQQITKGGPILMVQVENEYGFFGEDLDYMREMRQGLLDAGFDVPLFQCNPTNAVAKTHLKELFSVANFGSDPAAGFKVLDQVQKGPRMCGEYYSGWFDTWGAPHRRGSAAGAVADIQTMLKANGSFSLYMAHGGTTFGLWGGCDRPFRPDTSSYDYDAPISEAGWMGEKFQAYRDGMKPYLMAGETLPPPPPQNPLIAIAPFTMKQSAPVSSALPANAIKVVSPEPIEKYDISRGLVSYRVTLPAGPAGTLEAAKVRDLAWVYVDGKEVGTMDTRYRRFKVDLPARSRPVTLEILLYTIARVNFGVEIHDRKGMHGPVRFAGQPLENWEIRAIDFDADGVLPPLTWKAGRAKGPAFWRGSFDAPQTGDTFLDMSSWGQGVVWVNGRCLGRYWNIGPTQTMYLPGPWIKRGRNEVVVLDLTGPQSARIAGLKAPILDKLRPELDLARPPNNDKPALDGVKPAHEGEFQNGAATQDVKFAQAVKGRQVCLESLDAFDGKQFAAIAELALLGTDGKTLNQSNWTIAYVSSEERTKEDGSALNAINGQATDFWHSAYSGKAPHPAHPHRIILDLGQSDTVAGLRYTPRQGADGVTGRIRHYRVYVGEQLVKTG; the protein is encoded by the coding sequence ATGACCACATACTCGATTTCACGCCGCGGCGTGCTGCGCGGCGCCAGCGCCGCCATGGGCAGCCTGCTGCTGCCGGTGGCCGCCCAGGTACACGCCGCCGCCTCCGCGCGCTTCGCCATCGGCGACAGCGACTTCCTCCTCGACGGCAAGCGCCTGCAGATCCGCTGCGGCGAGATGCACTTCGCCCGCGTGCCGCGCGAATATTGGACGCACCGCCTGAAGGCCATCAAAGCCATGGGCCTCAACACCGTCTGCGCCTACCTGTTCTGGAACTACCACGAATGGCGCGAGGGTAAATACGACTGGGCCGGCCAGCGCGACGCGGCCGAATTCTGCCGCCTGGCCCAGGCCGAGGGCTTATGGGTGATCCTGCGTCCCGGCCCCTACGCCTGCGCCGAGTGGGAAATGGGCGGCCTGCCATGGTGGCTGCTGAAAAGCCCCGGCGACAGCTTCCTGCGCACGCGCCACGCCAACTACATGACGCCGGCCAAGCGCTGGATGAAGGAAGTCGGCCGCGCCCTCGGCCCGCAACAGATCACCAAGGGCGGTCCGATCCTGATGGTGCAGGTCGAGAACGAATACGGCTTCTTCGGCGAAGACCTCGACTACATGCGCGAGATGCGCCAGGGGCTGCTGGACGCCGGTTTCGACGTCCCGCTGTTCCAATGCAATCCGACCAACGCCGTCGCCAAGACCCACCTGAAGGAGCTGTTCTCGGTGGCGAACTTCGGCAGCGATCCGGCCGCCGGCTTCAAGGTGCTGGACCAGGTGCAGAAAGGGCCGCGCATGTGCGGCGAATACTACTCCGGCTGGTTCGACACCTGGGGCGCGCCGCACCGCCGGGGCTCGGCCGCCGGCGCGGTGGCCGACATCCAGACCATGCTCAAGGCGAACGGCTCCTTCAGCCTGTACATGGCGCATGGCGGCACCACCTTCGGCCTGTGGGGCGGCTGCGACCGGCCCTTCCGTCCGGACACCAGCAGCTACGACTACGACGCCCCGATCAGCGAAGCCGGATGGATGGGCGAAAAATTCCAGGCCTACCGCGACGGCATGAAGCCCTACCTGATGGCCGGCGAAACGCTGCCGCCGCCACCGCCGCAAAATCCGCTGATCGCCATCGCGCCGTTCACGATGAAGCAGTCGGCGCCGGTGTCGTCGGCGCTGCCGGCCAACGCCATCAAGGTCGTATCCCCCGAGCCGATAGAGAAGTACGACATCAGCCGGGGCCTGGTGTCCTACAGGGTTACCCTGCCCGCCGGTCCGGCCGGCACCTTGGAGGCGGCCAAGGTGCGCGACCTGGCCTGGGTCTACGTCGACGGCAAGGAGGTCGGCACGATGGACACCCGCTACCGCCGCTTCAAGGTCGACCTGCCGGCGCGCAGCCGTCCCGTGACTCTTGAAATCCTGTTGTACACCATCGCCCGCGTCAACTTCGGCGTCGAGATCCACGACCGCAAGGGCATGCACGGGCCCGTGCGTTTCGCCGGCCAGCCGCTGGAAAATTGGGAAATCCGCGCCATCGACTTCGACGCCGACGGCGTGCTGCCGCCGCTGACGTGGAAAGCCGGCCGCGCCAAGGGCCCGGCCTTCTGGCGCGGCAGCTTCGACGCGCCGCAAACCGGCGACACCTTCCTCGACATGTCGAGCTGGGGCCAGGGCGTGGTATGGGTCAACGGCCGCTGCCTGGGACGCTACTGGAACATCGGACCGACGCAGACCATGTACCTGCCCGGCCCGTGGATCAAGCGTGGCCGCAACGAGGTGGTGGTGCTGGACCTGACCGGGCCCCAAAGCGCGCGCATCGCCGGCCTGAAGGCGCCTATCCTCGACAAGCTGCGCCCCGAACTCGATCTTGCCCGGCCGCCGAACAACGACAAACCGGCGCTGGACGGGGTCAAGCCGGCGCACGAAGGCGAATTCCAGAACGGCGCCGCGACCCAGGATGTCAAGTTCGCACAGGCCGTCAAAGGCCGCCAGGTGTGCCTGGAATCGCTCGACGCCTTCGACGGCAAGCAGTTCGCCGCCATCGCCGAACTGGCGTTGCTTGGCACGGACGGCAAGACGCTGAACCAGTCCAACTGGACCATCGCCTACGTCAGCAGCGAGGAGCGCACCAAGGAGGACGGCTCGGCGCTCAACGCCATCAACGGCCAGGCCACGGACTTCTGGCATAGCGCCTACAGCGGCAAGGCGCCGCATCCGGCCCACCCGCACCGCATCATCCTCGACCTGGGACAATCGGACACGGTGGCCGGCTTGCGCTACACGCCGCGCCAGGGCGCCGACGGGGTAACCGGCCGCATACGCCACTACCGGGTCTACGTCGGCGAGCAGCTGGTCAAAACCGGCTGA
- a CDS encoding DUF2264 domain-containing protein has product MERRNFIQAVMAGSAAGATLGAQSAIAATPAAGSASVAGADGKTARAQLAALAQKMTEPVLVNMAAGTLKKNFALEVSPTWDGRDKGVAYLECFGRLIAGVAPWLALADDGTPEGRTRKRLHQLALQSYTNSVDPANPDYLLWKGPGQTLVDSAYFTNALIRAPKALWEPLDAKTKQRIIAEIKALRRIEPPYINWMLFAAMNEAWLMSIGEEFDPLRMNVAIRKINEWYVGDGWIKDGDAFHFDYYNAFVMHPMLVEILDVLDQKKGAFWNGKPEELRAQAVKRMQRYSEHLERFISTDGSFPPIGRSLTYRTAAFQPLALLALRKQLPASLPEGQIRAALQAVHKAVWTAPGNFTKDGYLTIGFVGHQPELGDWYSNNGSMYIASASLLPLGLPESDSYWTSAPQDWTQKKAFAGARFPKDYPVNY; this is encoded by the coding sequence ATGGAACGACGTAATTTCATACAGGCCGTGATGGCCGGTTCGGCCGCCGGCGCCACTTTGGGCGCGCAAAGCGCGATCGCCGCCACGCCCGCCGCAGGGTCGGCTTCGGTGGCGGGCGCCGACGGCAAAACAGCGCGCGCGCAACTGGCCGCGCTGGCGCAGAAGATGACGGAACCGGTGCTGGTCAATATGGCGGCCGGCACGCTGAAGAAGAACTTCGCGCTGGAAGTCAGCCCGACCTGGGATGGCCGCGACAAGGGCGTCGCCTATCTGGAGTGCTTCGGCCGGCTGATCGCCGGCGTCGCGCCGTGGCTGGCGTTGGCGGACGACGGCACGCCGGAGGGCCGCACCCGCAAGCGCCTGCATCAACTGGCGCTGCAAAGCTATACCAACTCGGTCGATCCGGCCAATCCCGACTACCTGCTGTGGAAAGGCCCGGGCCAGACGCTGGTCGATTCGGCCTACTTCACCAACGCCCTGATCCGCGCGCCCAAAGCGCTGTGGGAGCCGCTCGACGCCAAGACCAAGCAGCGCATCATCGCCGAGATCAAGGCGCTGCGCCGCATCGAGCCGCCCTACATCAACTGGATGCTGTTCGCGGCGATGAACGAAGCGTGGCTGATGTCGATCGGCGAGGAGTTCGACCCGCTGCGCATGAACGTCGCGATCCGCAAGATCAACGAATGGTACGTGGGCGACGGCTGGATCAAGGACGGCGACGCCTTCCACTTCGACTACTACAACGCCTTCGTCATGCACCCGATGCTGGTGGAGATACTCGACGTGCTCGATCAGAAGAAAGGCGCGTTCTGGAACGGCAAACCAGAGGAGCTGCGCGCGCAGGCGGTCAAGCGCATGCAGCGCTACAGCGAGCACCTGGAGCGCTTCATCTCCACCGACGGCAGCTTCCCGCCGATCGGCCGCTCGCTCACCTACCGCACGGCGGCCTTCCAGCCGCTTGCGCTGCTGGCGCTGCGCAAGCAGCTGCCGGCCAGCCTGCCCGAGGGCCAGATCCGCGCAGCGCTGCAGGCGGTACACAAGGCCGTGTGGACCGCTCCCGGCAACTTCACCAAGGACGGCTACCTGACCATCGGCTTCGTCGGCCACCAGCCGGAGCTGGGCGACTGGTACTCCAACAACGGCAGCATGTACATCGCCTCGGCCAGCCTGCTGCCGCTTGGCCTGCCCGAGAGCGACAGCTACTGGACCTCGGCGCCGCAGGACTGGACCCAGAAGAAGGCCTTCGCCGGCGCCCGTTTCCCTAAAGATTACCCAGTCAACTACTGA